In one Brevibacillus composti genomic region, the following are encoded:
- a CDS encoding YigZ family protein has product MLQQYKTIAGYGEDEIVIERSRFIGYAQRVTSEEEAAAFIAMIKKKHWDATHNCSAFVIGENDQIQRSSDDGEPSGTAGKPILECIKKNGVKDTAVVVTRYFGGIKLGAGGLVRAYTAGTVIALKAAGIVVHTLHQKISVSVDYTWWGKVENELRIGGQRVVGTDYTDKVTVHVLIPDGEQDAFVEQMTDLTNGQGQIVLGEKEYVEVPVEAIGEDGLTD; this is encoded by the coding sequence ATGTTGCAACAATACAAAACCATTGCTGGCTACGGGGAGGACGAGATCGTCATCGAGCGCTCCCGTTTTATCGGATATGCACAGCGTGTCACCAGCGAGGAGGAAGCGGCGGCATTTATCGCGATGATCAAAAAGAAGCATTGGGACGCCACCCATAACTGCTCTGCTTTTGTGATCGGCGAAAATGACCAGATTCAGCGTTCCAGCGACGATGGCGAGCCCAGCGGCACAGCCGGAAAGCCGATCCTGGAGTGCATCAAGAAAAATGGCGTGAAGGATACGGCCGTCGTGGTGACCCGCTATTTCGGCGGCATCAAGCTGGGTGCCGGCGGGCTGGTGCGGGCCTATACAGCAGGTACTGTGATCGCACTGAAAGCGGCTGGCATCGTCGTCCACACGCTTCACCAGAAAATTTCGGTCAGCGTCGACTACACCTGGTGGGGCAAGGTCGAAAATGAGCTGCGCATCGGCGGACAGCGCGTGGTCGGGACGGATTATACAGACAAGGTGACCGTGCATGTCCTGATTCCGGATGGCGAGCAGGATGCGTTCGTCGAACAGATGACGGATTTGACCAATGGCCAAGGCCAGATCGTCCTGGGGGAAAAGGAATACGTCGAGGTTCCGGTCGAGGCCATTGGAGAAGATGGACTGACGGATTAG